A genomic window from Chloroflexia bacterium SDU3-3 includes:
- a CDS encoding sulfotransferase domain-containing protein, which translates to MNAPAPQRILIASTAKTGNTWLRQLLAAIYDLPTTKLDFPFDPSIASRQGQRWISHQHYWPEPELLRWAQATQATLITTIRHPGDVLLSLYHYIRAYRRRHNFYQLADLALDDGSFGEPVRRVIQSTFKDVVGVSAAWVRSGASHIVPYEALYNDPVGTLKHLTDRIQPVPLEAIERAVERCDIGTMRALSQDGSIFFRRGGYGEWRSALPAQIVQLLREEQPYPVFFAELGYSLGEDDVWRDIRPKATPRRATFFERHDLPPAVVSLMKEIYLSVESSQAERRWPELAQAACLSSFIAWMHAPAPNDGTAETPMPPISNWVAHIYRSRGDLQAAFPDPRGRDRISLAMWLCGYTSSPPHFDKLLTAPTRRALQAWATHSDPADIGAPPITSLARFLHRTRGDLRRAYPDIDGEHRIDVLLWVAQHAQAEYGLDATFTAPTWQALLTWAAQPAAEDPATSASLPPITAVAAHIYRRRPDVRQAFPQLYAGSRIPFLLWLLGQASTEYAAWAELLAPQRSATLAWAMAHTPDQRALRWAVCTLRILDEGRPRSAMAAGALRAMARLAARW; encoded by the coding sequence TTGAATGCCCCAGCTCCACAGCGAATACTGATCGCCAGCACCGCAAAAACTGGCAACACATGGCTCCGACAGCTGCTCGCGGCCATCTACGATCTGCCCACCACCAAGCTCGACTTCCCCTTCGACCCCAGCATAGCCAGCCGCCAGGGCCAGCGCTGGATCAGCCACCAGCACTACTGGCCCGAGCCAGAGCTGCTGCGCTGGGCGCAGGCTACCCAGGCCACCCTGATAACCACCATCCGACACCCCGGCGATGTGCTGCTCTCGCTCTACCACTACATCCGGGCCTACCGCCGCCGCCACAACTTCTACCAGCTGGCCGACCTCGCCCTCGACGACGGCAGCTTCGGCGAGCCGGTGCGCCGCGTGATCCAGAGCACCTTCAAGGATGTCGTGGGCGTCTCGGCGGCCTGGGTGCGCAGCGGTGCATCGCATATCGTGCCCTACGAGGCGCTCTACAACGACCCCGTGGGCACACTCAAGCACCTGACCGACCGCATCCAGCCCGTGCCGCTTGAGGCGATCGAGCGGGCGGTGGAGCGCTGCGACATCGGCACGATGCGGGCGCTCTCGCAGGATGGCAGCATCTTTTTCCGCAGGGGCGGCTACGGCGAGTGGCGCAGCGCGCTGCCCGCGCAGATCGTGCAGCTGCTGCGCGAGGAGCAGCCGTACCCCGTCTTCTTCGCCGAGCTGGGCTACAGCCTGGGCGAGGATGATGTGTGGCGCGACATACGCCCCAAGGCCACACCACGCCGCGCCACCTTCTTCGAGCGCCATGATCTGCCGCCCGCCGTCGTCTCGCTGATGAAGGAGATCTACCTCTCGGTCGAATCATCCCAGGCCGAGCGGCGCTGGCCGGAGCTGGCGCAGGCCGCCTGCCTTTCAAGCTTCATCGCCTGGATGCACGCCCCAGCTCCAAATGATGGCACGGCAGAGACTCCTATGCCTCCGATCAGCAACTGGGTCGCCCACATCTACCGCAGCCGGGGCGATCTGCAGGCCGCCTTCCCCGACCCGCGTGGGCGCGACCGCATCTCGCTGGCCATGTGGCTGTGCGGGTATACGAGCAGCCCGCCACATTTCGACAAGCTGCTGACCGCGCCCACACGGCGAGCGCTGCAGGCCTGGGCCACCCACAGCGACCCAGCCGACATTGGTGCGCCGCCAATCACCAGCCTAGCCCGCTTCCTGCACCGCACGCGCGGCGATCTGCGGCGGGCCTACCCCGACATCGACGGCGAGCACCGCATCGACGTGCTGCTGTGGGTGGCGCAGCACGCCCAGGCCGAGTATGGCCTCGATGCTACGTTCACCGCGCCCACATGGCAGGCGCTGCTGACCTGGGCCGCCCAGCCCGCCGCCGAAGACCCGGCCACCTCGGCCAGCCTGCCGCCGATCACCGCCGTGGCCGCCCACATCTACCGGCGCAGGCCCGATGTGCGGCAGGCCTTCCCCCAGCTCTACGCGGGCAGCCGCATCCCCTTCCTGCTGTGGCTGCTGGGCCAGGCCAGCACCGAGTACGCCGCATGGGCCGAGCTGCTGGCTCCCCAGCGCAGCGCTACGCTAGCGTGGGCCATGGCGCACACGCCCGACCAGCGCGCGCTGCGCTGGGCCGTGTGCACGCTGCGCATCCTCGACGAGGGCAGGCCGCGCAGCGCCATGGCGGCGGGCGCGCTGCGGGCTATGGCGCGCCTGGCGGCGCGCTGGTAG